A region of the Polaribacter sp. L3A8 genome:
TTTAGTACCGTTTCCATACATTGCAAATCTTACGGGTTGGTACACAGCAGAATTAGGTAGGCAACCTTATTTGGTGTATGGCTTATTAAAAACAAGCGATGGTATTTCGCCAACGGTTTCATCGGGTAATACTTTATTCACTTTACTAGGGTTTGTTGCTTTATATATGCTACTAGGTTTGTTATTTTTAGTTTTAGTTGGTAAAACGATTAATGAAGGTCCTAAACATCAAAAACATTAAACTATGGAAATTTTCTGGTACATTATAATAGCAATTGTTTTAGCAGTATTTTTTATTTTAGATGGGTATGATTTTGGTACAGGAATCATTCATCTGTTTTTTGCTAAAAAAGAAAAAGATAAAGAAGTAATTGCAAAATCTGCAGGTTTGTTTTGGGATTCTAATGAGGTTTGGTTAGTTGCCGCTGGTGGAATGCTTTTTATGGCCTTCCCTACTTTTTATGCATCTGTTTTTAGTGGTTTCTATTTGCCATTAATCATTGTTCTATGGTTAATTATTTTTAGAGCGATTGGGTTAGAATTTAGAAGTCAGTTTCATTTTCAAATGTGGAAAGACATTTGGGACAAATCATTTGGAGTTTCTAGTTTACTGTTAGCATTGTTTTTTGGAATTGCCTTAGGGAATATTGTAAGAGGTGTAAATTTAGGTGGTGTAGAAAATGGAGTTTCTGTTTACGAAGGGCATTATTTTTTCTTGCCATTGTGGGACAGTAGTTTTAGTCCATTAACAGAACACCCTGGAGTTATAGACTGGTTTACTATTGTTATTGGTTTAATTTCTGTGGTTACTTTATCAATTCATGGTGCTAATTGGGTTATTTTAAAAACCAATTCATCTATTAATAAAAAACTAAAAGGCGTTATTTTTAATTTGAATATTGTGTTAGCAGTTCTTACTGTTTTTTCTTTATTCGTTTGGCAAATAGTGAATCCTAATTCTTTGTATAATTTTGTTGATAAACCCTACTTTATGGTATTTCCTATTATTTATTTAACAGGAATCATGGGCTTGTTTTTTATCAAAAAAATAAAAAAAGATATTTATGGATTTGTATTCTCTACTTTATTAATTTTAGGAGGAATTACATCTTCATTGGCATCTTTATTCCCTGTTTTACTACCTTCTGTTAATGATATTAATGAGCCTTTAACTATTTATAACACTACCACGTCTGAATACGGATTGTCTGTTGCTTTAACTTGGGGAGTTATTGGGTTTATCCTACTTTTTGTATATATGATTATTCAAAAAAGATTAATGGGTGGTAAGGTTGATAAAATGGATTACGGACATTAGTCTTATACTACTATTATGACAGAAACCTTAATTTCTTTAATTAGTATCTTGGTAGGAATCATTGGTGCTATTAGTGCAGGTTTTGTTTTTAAGAAATATTCATTTGGCATTGTTGGAAATACAATTGCTGGGGTTTTTGGAAGTATATTTTTGATAAAGTTTTTTGGACGATTGGGCTTTAATCCGCAATCAATAGTACAAAACGGAACATTTAATACTTCTTTATTTTTAATTAACTGTATTGTTTCATCTCTAGGAGGTGTTTTTGGGTTAATAGTTCTGAAACTAATCTATAATAAGCTAAATAAATAACTGTTTATTTAGCTTACATGATATAAGTCATCTTATTTGTTTACAGTTCATTATACATTTGTTAACTAGTTGGTTAAACTATTTAGTTGATAATGAAAAATAAGAAAAACGAAAACACCGAAAGTTTAATTTTAGAAGCTGCAAAATCCATTTTTCAAACAAAAGGGATGGATGGTGCTCGTATGCAAGAAATTGCAGATGAAGCGGATATTAACAAAGCCATGCTTCACTATTATTATAGAAGTAAACAGTTGCTTTTTGAGGCCGTTTTTAAAAATGCATTTTCATTATTAGCTCCGCAATTAAATACCATTTTAAATGATGATTCCTCTATAGAGGATAAGGTGAGACATTTTTCATCAAACTATATTTCATTTATAGCAGAACATCCTTATCTGCCAAATTTTATTATTCAAGAATTGAATAGAAATCCTGATTTCATTTTAAAAATGAAGGAAAGTAGTGCGTTTCCAAGTCTTGAAAAGTTTAGAAAACAAGTTGATTTTGAAGTAAAAAAAGGCAATATCAAAAAGATAAATGCAGCACAATTGTTTATTAATATTTTGGCTTTAA
Encoded here:
- a CDS encoding TetR/AcrR family transcriptional regulator translates to MKNKKNENTESLILEAAKSIFQTKGMDGARMQEIADEADINKAMLHYYYRSKQLLFEAVFKNAFSLLAPQLNTILNDDSSIEDKVRHFSSNYISFIAEHPYLPNFIIQELNRNPDFILKMKESSAFPSLEKFRKQVDFEVKKGNIKKINAAQLFINILALNVFPFIAKPLIQNLIDADDITFQQIIEERKTAVADFIINSIKI
- the cydB gene encoding cytochrome d ubiquinol oxidase subunit II, whose amino-acid sequence is MEIFWYIIIAIVLAVFFILDGYDFGTGIIHLFFAKKEKDKEVIAKSAGLFWDSNEVWLVAAGGMLFMAFPTFYASVFSGFYLPLIIVLWLIIFRAIGLEFRSQFHFQMWKDIWDKSFGVSSLLLALFFGIALGNIVRGVNLGGVENGVSVYEGHYFFLPLWDSSFSPLTEHPGVIDWFTIVIGLISVVTLSIHGANWVILKTNSSINKKLKGVIFNLNIVLAVLTVFSLFVWQIVNPNSLYNFVDKPYFMVFPIIYLTGIMGLFFIKKIKKDIYGFVFSTLLILGGITSSLASLFPVLLPSVNDINEPLTIYNTTTSEYGLSVALTWGVIGFILLFVYMIIQKRLMGGKVDKMDYGH